The following proteins come from a genomic window of Bactrocera tryoni isolate S06 chromosome 1, CSIRO_BtryS06_freeze2, whole genome shotgun sequence:
- the LOC120766863 gene encoding ubiquitin carboxyl-terminal hydrolase 46: MGANVSQLEREIGSDLFPANEHYFGLVNFGNTCYSNSVLQALYFCKPFREKVLEYKAKNKRPKETLLSCLADLFYNIATQKKKVGSIAPKKFIARLRKEKEEFDNYMQQDAHEFLNFLINHINEIILAERHASKNGANFNGSGNVGGATSTASKSSSSTSTSTTASNSTSNGTCTNSSGSLNGVGVGVGIGIGDSASTPTQSNAANTEPTWVHEIFQGILTSETRCLNCETVSSKDENFFDLQVDVDQNTSITHCLRCFSNTETLCSDNKFKCDNCCSYQEAQKRMRVKKLPMILALHLKRFKYMEQFNRHIKVSHRVVFPLELRLFNTSDDAVNPDRLYDLMAVVIHCGSGPNRGHYISIVKSHGLWLLFDDDMVDKIEASTIEDFYGLTSDIQKSSETGYILFYQSRDCASS, encoded by the coding sequence ATGGGTGCAAATGTATCGCAGCTGGAGCGTGAGATCGGCTCCGATCTCTTTCCGGCCAACGAGCATTACTTTGGTTTGGTAAATTTCGGCAATACTTGCTATAGCAACTCTGTGCTGCAGGCGCTCTACTTTTGCAAGCCTTTCCGCGAGAAGGTGCTCGAATACAAGGCGAAGAATAAGCGCCCCAAAGAGACGCTACTCTCTTGCTTAGCCGATCTGTTCTATAACATTGCCACGCAGAAGAAAAAAGTCGGTTCGATCGCACCGAAGAAGTTCATTGCACGTCTGCGCAAAGAGAAGGAGGAATTCGACAACTACATGCAACAGGATGCGCACGAGTTTCTCAATTTCCTAATCAATCATATTAACGAGATCATTTTGGCCGAGCGGCATGCCAGCAAGAATGGCGCCAATTTTAATGGCAGCGGCAATGTTGGCGGCGCCACCTCTACTGCCAGCAAATCGTCCTCGTCTACCAGCACATCGACAACTGCCTCGAATTCAACGTCCAATGGCACCTGCACCAATTCGTCCGGCTCGCTAAACGGTGTCGGCGTCGGCGTCGGTATTGGTATCGGCGATAGCGCCTCGACGCCAACGCAATCGAATGCGGCCAACACCGAACCCACGTGGGTGCATGAAATCTTTCAAGGCATACTAACGTCGGAGACACGCTGCCTCAATTGCGAGACCGTTAGTAGCAAAGATGAGAATTTCTTTGATCTACAAGTCGACGTAGATCAGAATACCTCGATTACGCATTGCTTGCGTTGCTTTAGCAACACCGAGACCCTGTGTTCGGACAACAAATTCAAGTGTGACAACTGCTGCAGCTATCAGGAGGCGCAAAAGCGCATGCGCGTCAAGAAGCTACCCATGATATTGGCGCTGCATTTGAAGCGCTTCaagtatatggaacaatttaatcGCCACATTAAGGTCTCACATCGCGTCGTGTTCCCACTGGAGCTGCGTCTGTTCAACACCTCGGACGATGCCGTCAATCCGGATCGTTTGTACGATCTCATGGCCGTGGTTATACACTGTGGATCGGGCCCGAATCGCGGTCATTACATTAGTATTGTGAAAAGTCATGGGCTCTGGCTGTTGTTCGACGATGATATGGTCGATAAAATTGAGGCTTCAACTATCGAGGATTTCTACGGTCTGACGTCGGATATACAAAAGTCCTCAGAGACGGGTTATATATTGTTCTATCAATCACGTGACTGTGCGTCATCGTAG